A single genomic interval of Candidatus Bipolaricaulis anaerobius harbors:
- a CDS encoding ATP-dependent helicase, translating into MADILSGLTEEQRAAVTYRGGPLLVLAGVGTGKTTVITRRIAHLIAEGIVERPSQLLVFTFSHQAAEEMLDRAFDWVRYAALDAWVATYHAVGERILRENAPLAGLPPDFRVLDEWDQRVFLLDHLTELPVRTLRPRALRQPLRFLTPLLSFIGRAKDDAVSPEAYRAWCDGAAASLPSDEADLHRELADCYAAYQELLERDGVMDFGDLIVRTVRLLEGRPGLLAEYHQRFPHVLADEFQDTSRAELRLIELLAGHGNATAVGDDDQAIYGFRGVPWDNLLAFLRAFPLAKVVVLTQNFRSTQGILDAATRLIRANSYRLEALSLRGEIPYSITKELTSIHGPGHPPVHRQFPSVEEEAEFVAREVRKLNAAGVPYREIALLYRNRYRPDPYLRALSEEGIPWTLAGRFRAGMFDQEVIRLMMSFLRTLADPGDSQSLYHLLGSPIYRLGGEDLALLTSRSQREHRPLRQVLAAAVAAGSLSEEGQQAAARALADLAACEDLARGNPAGRVLYAFLMERTGYLQALAQSDDPAAGQAVEHIAEFFERVVHRFEEVARYDRVPWFVRYVDELRELGWNPMVGEAEPGVDAVQVMTFHQAKGMEFVAVFLTGLVEDFFPGRITRPTFVLPRGLRGEDIPEDIAHLEEQRRLFYVGMTRAKRRLYLLSADDYRPPGEAPRKRMAKVSRFVLEALGEQGERSPEAPALLRIRRQGGEPPPPAPGSEGTGPLQLSFRQVDDWLTCPLKYRYVHVLRVPIRLHPIVILGNAVHQAIQAYHLAKVQGRTLPLAELEAVFRHAWRSEGFLSAAHEEEMLRHGAAALAAFHRFEEASGAQPTFVEKFFAFVEGEAKVIGYWDRVDRIGNQALIIDYKTSEVGEEAADHRARESLQLAIYALGYERMFGDRPHEVQLRFLTPEVVVGRATPTDRLADRALAAIRDATAGIRSGAFAAKPSFAACSSCAYRTICPSALPL; encoded by the coding sequence ATGGCGGACATCCTGAGCGGGCTCACCGAGGAACAGCGGGCTGCGGTCACCTACCGCGGGGGACCGCTCCTCGTCCTGGCCGGGGTCGGAACGGGAAAGACGACGGTCATCACCCGCCGCATCGCCCACCTCATCGCCGAGGGGATCGTCGAGCGCCCGAGTCAGCTCCTCGTGTTCACCTTCTCCCACCAGGCGGCCGAGGAGATGCTCGACCGGGCGTTCGACTGGGTCCGCTACGCCGCCCTCGACGCGTGGGTCGCGACCTATCACGCCGTGGGCGAGCGGATCCTGCGCGAGAACGCACCGCTCGCGGGTCTCCCCCCCGACTTCCGCGTCCTCGACGAGTGGGATCAGCGGGTGTTTCTCCTCGACCACCTCACGGAGCTGCCGGTGCGCACGTTGCGCCCGCGGGCGCTGCGCCAGCCGCTCCGGTTCCTCACACCGCTCCTCTCGTTCATCGGACGGGCGAAGGACGACGCCGTGTCGCCCGAGGCCTACCGCGCGTGGTGCGACGGGGCAGCGGCCTCACTCCCCTCCGACGAGGCCGACCTCCACCGCGAGCTCGCCGACTGCTATGCCGCGTACCAGGAGCTCCTCGAGCGGGACGGGGTGATGGACTTCGGGGACCTCATCGTGCGCACAGTGCGGCTCCTCGAGGGCCGACCGGGGCTCCTCGCCGAGTACCACCAGCGGTTCCCCCACGTGCTCGCCGACGAGTTCCAGGACACAAGCCGCGCTGAGCTCCGGCTCATCGAGCTCCTCGCCGGGCACGGGAACGCAACTGCGGTGGGGGACGACGACCAGGCAATCTACGGGTTCCGCGGGGTGCCCTGGGACAACCTCCTCGCCTTCCTCCGCGCGTTCCCCCTCGCCAAGGTCGTGGTGCTGACCCAGAACTTTCGCTCAACCCAAGGGATCCTGGATGCCGCGACGAGGCTCATCCGCGCCAATTCCTACCGCCTGGAGGCTCTCTCCCTCCGCGGGGAGATCCCGTACTCGATCACCAAGGAGCTCACCTCGATCCACGGTCCAGGGCACCCCCCTGTGCACCGCCAGTTCCCATCGGTGGAAGAGGAAGCGGAGTTTGTGGCGAGGGAAGTGCGCAAGCTGAACGCGGCCGGCGTCCCGTACCGGGAAATAGCGCTCCTGTACAGGAACCGGTACCGCCCGGACCCTTACCTGCGCGCCCTGTCCGAGGAGGGGATCCCGTGGACCCTCGCGGGCCGGTTCCGGGCCGGGATGTTCGACCAAGAGGTCATCCGGCTCATGATGTCGTTTCTGCGCACGCTCGCCGACCCCGGGGATAGCCAGTCCCTCTACCATCTCCTCGGGTCCCCGATCTACCGCCTGGGGGGGGAGGACCTCGCTCTCCTCACCTCTCGCTCCCAGCGGGAACACCGCCCGCTTCGCCAGGTCCTCGCCGCGGCCGTCGCCGCTGGCTCCCTGAGCGAGGAGGGCCAGCAGGCGGCCGCACGGGCGTTGGCCGACCTCGCGGCGTGCGAGGACCTCGCGCGGGGCAACCCGGCCGGGCGCGTCCTCTACGCGTTCCTGATGGAGCGCACCGGCTACCTGCAGGCCCTCGCCCAGTCCGATGACCCCGCCGCCGGGCAGGCGGTCGAGCACATCGCCGAGTTCTTCGAGCGGGTGGTGCATCGGTTCGAGGAGGTGGCCCGCTACGACCGCGTGCCGTGGTTCGTGCGCTATGTGGACGAGCTGCGGGAGCTGGGGTGGAACCCAATGGTCGGGGAGGCGGAGCCGGGGGTGGACGCGGTGCAGGTGATGACGTTCCACCAAGCAAAGGGGATGGAGTTCGTGGCCGTGTTCCTCACCGGGCTGGTGGAGGACTTCTTCCCGGGGCGGATCACGCGGCCCACGTTCGTCCTCCCCCGCGGCCTGCGGGGGGAGGACATCCCGGAGGACATCGCCCACCTCGAGGAGCAGCGGCGCCTGTTCTACGTGGGGATGACCCGCGCCAAACGCCGTCTGTACCTCCTCTCCGCCGATGATTACCGTCCGCCGGGCGAGGCGCCCCGAAAGCGGATGGCGAAGGTGTCGCGGTTCGTCCTCGAGGCCCTCGGCGAACAGGGGGAACGATCCCCCGAGGCGCCGGCCCTGCTCCGGATCCGCCGCCAAGGGGGGGAACCCCCGCCACCCGCCCCGGGTTCCGAGGGCACGGGGCCGCTCCAGCTCTCCTTCCGCCAGGTGGACGACTGGCTCACCTGTCCCCTCAAGTACCGCTACGTCCATGTGCTGCGCGTCCCGATCCGCCTTCATCCGATCGTCATCCTCGGCAACGCGGTCCACCAAGCGATCCAGGCCTACCACCTCGCCAAGGTCCAGGGGAGGACCCTCCCCCTCGCCGAACTCGAGGCCGTGTTCCGCCACGCCTGGCGCTCGGAGGGGTTCCTGTCCGCCGCCCACGAGGAGGAGATGCTCCGCCACGGCGCGGCCGCCCTGGCCGCGTTCCACCGGTTCGAGGAGGCCTCCGGCGCGCAGCCGACGTTCGTCGAGAAGTTCTTCGCTTTCGTGGAGGGGGAGGCGAAGGTGATCGGGTACTGGGACCGCGTGGACCGGATTGGCAACCAGGCCCTGATCATCGATTACAAGACGTCCGAGGTGGGGGAGGAGGCCGCCGACCACCGGGCAAGGGAGTCGCTCCAACTGGCGATCTATGCCCTCGGCTATGAGCGGATGTTCGGGGACCGGCCCCACGAGGTGCAGCTCCGCTTCCTCACGCCGGAGGTGGTGGTGGGCCGGGCGACGCCGACCGACCGCCTGGCCGACCGCGCCCTGGCCGCGATCCGCGATGCCACAGCGGGGATCCGGTCCGGTGCCTTCGCGGCAAAACCCTCGTTCGCTGCTTGCTCCTCCTGCGCGTACCGCACGATCTGCCCGTCCGCCCTCCCCCTGTGA